The proteins below are encoded in one region of Sulfolobus sp. A20:
- a CDS encoding DNA double-strand break repair nuclease NurA: MGKKIELQVLLKDIITKYILNYLDSSNADVRIVSGETDNSFSNESEAILITPVNEILRDVKPKRIHNVYAIDGSSRSFISSKGIISLASLVLTSSMNPIVGVYPPISGLPSLDLERPFIAIAPAGSSQGPLIPFFYSSEYITTFSLDGSFFTSAESPEEIETEIRTILETEALRKINDESTIILIDGPLIPPLIFLKSKVRDEIVRVRLRALKRNVIGIVKRLDKSKLLISTLAKSRLKIIEKFRVDPKKYFNDESFILDLIKYNVSPPYSPVYLGPILRYVNNIPIYTNYLIYPFHPYTFKFSILRIESTHNNEDILGNICSLQFTKDGLPSILGLSDKMAKEISGAILKIIMNTLESMGLQASFYSRLEQVGI; encoded by the coding sequence ATGGGTAAGAAAATAGAGCTACAAGTATTACTGAAGGACATCATAACTAAGTATATCCTAAACTATTTAGACTCATCTAATGCTGATGTAAGGATCGTTAGTGGAGAAACCGATAATTCCTTTTCTAACGAGAGTGAAGCAATACTGATTACTCCAGTTAATGAAATTCTAAGAGATGTTAAACCAAAAAGGATACATAACGTATATGCCATAGATGGAAGTAGTAGAAGCTTTATTTCATCGAAGGGTATTATAAGCTTAGCCTCTTTGGTATTAACTTCCTCTATGAACCCTATTGTTGGTGTTTATCCTCCCATTTCAGGCCTTCCTAGCCTTGACTTAGAAAGACCTTTTATAGCAATTGCACCTGCAGGAAGTAGTCAAGGACCTTTAATACCATTTTTTTACAGCTCAGAATATATTACGACTTTTTCCCTAGATGGCAGTTTTTTTACCTCAGCTGAATCTCCAGAAGAAATAGAAACTGAGATTAGGACTATTCTAGAAACTGAGGCATTACGTAAGATCAATGATGAAAGTACAATTATACTTATTGATGGACCACTAATACCTCCTCTAATATTTTTGAAAAGCAAAGTAAGAGACGAAATAGTAAGGGTTAGGTTAAGAGCGTTAAAAAGAAACGTAATTGGAATAGTTAAGAGACTGGATAAGTCTAAACTGCTTATTTCTACACTCGCTAAAAGTAGACTTAAAATAATAGAGAAATTCCGTGTAGATCCTAAGAAGTATTTCAATGACGAATCTTTTATCCTAGATTTAATTAAATATAACGTTTCTCCACCTTATAGTCCGGTTTACTTAGGTCCTATACTTAGATATGTTAATAATATTCCAATCTATACAAATTATCTCATATATCCGTTTCATCCTTATACATTTAAGTTCTCTATATTAAGAATAGAAAGTACTCATAACAATGAAGATATTTTAGGGAATATCTGCTCATTGCAATTTACAAAAGATGGATTACCATCTATTCTAGGATTATCGGATAAGATGGCCAAGGAAATAAGCGGGGCAATTTTGAAAATAATAATGAATACATTAGAGAGCATGGGACTACAAGCGAGCTTTTATAGTAGATTAGAACAGGTGGGAATTTGA
- a CDS encoding ATP-binding protein, producing the protein MSSDLYNDIKDKISKARALAITLGDLVGKVSRYVPSEINEESNLVNVIIDPNTYYKYNFLGKIGIFLGAIDIKTLYFVLLRVVGYQRIDASSLLVNDSSIVSSVGSAEDEPGSLITNVSLKCEMLTKVDFLNSSEPDAADITIEPQSPVIIPKPEVIERSLGTNRGLLRVGFLDTSYSKVKISTSLDDLNFHMLVLGTTGAGKTSFIKDLVAGINLINEENSKVFILDATGDYYHIFLPPDKSDRIVRAGVEEFNELYGNVIKGINLDIIYPVNKSWIKKYIGKAKSANAITKAYYEMYVKPIINHLVNKGITIYSSVVNNKIIISNSEWKSQVNVYPFYFRFKDVRKILHRLNPYFSEQASHFIKIMIRKKGKEILTLQDLINKFNEDSLEGVEIHRSTKENIVRGLYLLRETQLFDVGVERFPLAKILENSSSTIVFDLYNNEIDDFSQKILTYYFLDKLFAFRERQMRNGNVKGRFIIVLDEAHRFFPSAKGMEEDTNYVRRVAGKIATMMRLGRRRKIGFIFSTHNPNDLSDIITQLANTKVIFRIKSEIAETLGLSKNEAKILNWERNGVAFLLTPWLREGRIKIKVPVPPPLGHYDLSKT; encoded by the coding sequence TTGAGCTCAGACCTATATAACGATATTAAGGATAAAATATCCAAGGCAAGAGCACTAGCAATAACGTTAGGAGATCTAGTGGGTAAGGTATCTAGATACGTACCTAGTGAAATCAATGAAGAGTCTAACCTTGTTAATGTTATTATAGACCCTAACACATACTATAAATACAACTTTTTAGGCAAAATAGGAATATTTCTCGGAGCTATTGACATAAAAACCTTATATTTCGTCCTGCTAAGAGTCGTAGGATACCAGAGAATAGACGCTTCTTCGTTACTTGTTAATGATTCAAGTATAGTTAGTAGTGTAGGCAGTGCTGAAGATGAACCAGGATCACTCATCACGAATGTATCACTTAAATGCGAGATGCTAACTAAGGTAGATTTTCTGAATTCATCTGAGCCAGACGCAGCTGATATAACAATTGAGCCACAATCCCCAGTAATTATCCCTAAGCCAGAAGTCATTGAAAGATCATTGGGCACAAATAGAGGACTTTTAAGAGTAGGCTTCCTCGACACCTCTTACAGTAAAGTAAAGATAAGTACCAGCCTAGACGATTTAAACTTTCATATGTTAGTATTAGGGACCACTGGCGCAGGAAAGACTTCATTCATAAAAGATCTCGTAGCTGGTATAAATTTAATTAACGAGGAGAATAGTAAAGTATTTATCTTAGATGCTACTGGTGATTACTATCACATATTCCTTCCCCCGGACAAATCAGATAGAATAGTGAGAGCTGGCGTAGAAGAATTTAATGAATTGTATGGAAACGTAATTAAAGGTATAAATTTAGACATTATATATCCCGTTAATAAAAGTTGGATTAAGAAGTACATTGGAAAAGCTAAGTCAGCCAATGCAATAACCAAGGCCTACTACGAAATGTACGTCAAACCTATAATTAATCATTTAGTTAACAAGGGTATTACAATTTACTCTTCTGTAGTCAATAATAAAATCATAATCTCTAACTCTGAGTGGAAATCGCAAGTTAACGTTTATCCGTTTTATTTTAGATTTAAAGATGTAAGGAAAATTCTTCATAGACTAAATCCTTATTTTAGTGAACAAGCTTCTCATTTCATCAAAATAATGATCAGAAAAAAAGGGAAAGAGATCTTAACATTACAAGATTTGATAAATAAGTTTAATGAGGACTCTTTGGAAGGGGTTGAGATACATAGGAGTACTAAGGAAAATATAGTAAGGGGTCTATATTTACTTAGGGAAACACAATTATTTGACGTAGGAGTAGAAAGATTTCCATTAGCTAAGATATTAGAAAATTCATCATCTACAATAGTTTTTGACCTATATAATAACGAAATAGACGATTTTTCTCAAAAGATTTTAACATATTACTTCTTAGATAAACTGTTTGCATTTAGAGAGAGGCAAATGAGAAACGGAAACGTAAAGGGAAGGTTTATTATAGTATTGGACGAAGCCCATAGATTTTTTCCTTCTGCTAAGGGCATGGAAGAAGATACTAATTACGTTAGAAGAGTAGCCGGAAAAATAGCTACGATGATGAGATTAGGTAGGAGAAGAAAAATAGGTTTCATCTTCTCTACACACAACCCTAACGATTTAAGTGATATAATTACGCAATTAGCAAATACTAAAGTTATCTTTAGAATAAAATCAGAAATAGCTGAAACTTTAGGGCTATCTAAAAACGAAGCAAAAATACTAAATTGGGAGAGAAATGGCGTAGCATTTTTATTAACACCATGGCTAAGAGAGGGAAGGATAAAAATTAAAGTGCCTGTTCCTCCCCCACTAGGACATTACGATTTATCAAAAACATAA
- a CDS encoding ADP-ribose-binding protein, with protein MYQLENGLKVDLILGDITEIRADAIVNAANSYLQHGGGVAYAIVKKGGYEIQKESDEYIRKNGPVPVGEVAVTSAGKLKAKYIIHAVGPRYGIEGDDKLESAIRKSLEKAEELGLTSIALPAISTGIFGYPFEVCARIMANVIKSFKPKTLRNVIVVLYTKDAYNTFKQIFDKEFS; from the coding sequence ATGTATCAATTAGAAAATGGTCTAAAGGTCGACCTAATTCTAGGAGATATTACAGAAATTAGAGCAGATGCAATAGTTAACGCTGCTAATTCTTACCTTCAACATGGAGGAGGAGTAGCTTATGCAATTGTAAAGAAGGGTGGATATGAAATACAAAAGGAGAGTGATGAATACATTAGAAAAAACGGACCAGTGCCCGTTGGAGAAGTAGCTGTAACAAGTGCAGGAAAATTAAAGGCCAAATATATAATTCATGCGGTAGGTCCTAGATACGGTATAGAAGGTGATGATAAGTTGGAATCAGCTATTAGGAAGTCGCTAGAGAAAGCTGAAGAATTAGGTTTAACAAGTATTGCACTACCTGCAATATCTACAGGTATCTTTGGTTATCCTTTTGAGGTATGTGCTAGAATAATGGCAAATGTGATAAAATCCTTTAAGCCTAAAACTCTGAGGAACGTTATAGTAGTTTTATATACGAAAGATGCATATAATACGTTTAAGCAAATATTCGACAAAGAGTTTTCTTAA
- a CDS encoding SDR family oxidoreductase, with translation MRFQDKVVLVTGGTRGIGRAITEGFLEEGAKVIVLYNSAEKEALELKNKGVYTVKCDVGNRADVIRAKEMVEKEFTRIDILVNNAGIMLLMPFEEFDQTNYERMLNVNLNGTIYVTYEFLPLLKRGKSPSIVNMASNAGIGTSANGTTFYAITKAGVIILTKRLAFELGRYGIRVNAVAPGWTETDMTLGNKSEEEAEKLREIFRSKTVLGITAKPRDIANVVLFLASEEARYITGQVIVADGGRIDNLTHSL, from the coding sequence ATGAGATTCCAGGATAAAGTAGTTCTTGTAACAGGTGGAACGAGAGGAATAGGCAGAGCTATCACTGAAGGGTTCTTAGAAGAAGGGGCAAAGGTAATAGTTCTTTACAACTCTGCAGAGAAGGAAGCTTTAGAACTAAAAAATAAGGGCGTTTATACAGTTAAGTGTGATGTAGGTAATAGAGCTGACGTCATAAGAGCTAAGGAAATGGTAGAAAAGGAGTTTACCAGAATTGATATTTTAGTAAATAACGCTGGTATTATGTTGTTAATGCCATTTGAGGAATTTGACCAAACTAATTACGAGAGAATGTTAAACGTAAACTTAAACGGAACCATTTACGTAACTTATGAATTTTTGCCACTGCTAAAAAGGGGAAAGAGTCCATCAATTGTAAATATGGCATCAAATGCGGGGATTGGAACATCAGCTAATGGTACTACGTTTTACGCTATAACCAAAGCCGGAGTAATAATACTTACTAAAAGATTAGCCTTTGAATTAGGTAGATATGGAATAAGGGTAAACGCAGTTGCGCCTGGCTGGACTGAGACGGATATGACGTTAGGAAACAAATCCGAGGAAGAAGCGGAAAAGTTAAGGGAAATATTTAGAAGTAAAACTGTATTAGGCATTACCGCTAAGCCAAGAGATATAGCTAATGTGGTACTATTTTTAGCGAGTGAGGAGGCCAGATATATTACTGGACAAGTAATTGTTGCTGATGGTGGAAGGATAGATAATTTAACCCATTCCCTATAA
- a CDS encoding bifunctional phosphoglucose/phosphomannose isomerase, producing the protein MDDIYLKWDKLFDEAFKLPVFDIKNDIIIFSGIGGSGIVGEIANILDLGIRFDKKFKGNETLIAVSYSGNTSETISDVYNAISSGSEVIVITSGGLLEKIANEKKLNIIKVPSGFQTRYAFPYLFTPLTRMISMRRGIKLIMEELKDGVIKARDKVIEESKRLAELILPSRIPVFYSSRYLSIAKRFKQEINENAKYPAFFGEIPEVNHNEIESYVHGKSLSPIVIESNEIDKITEEVLNAIVIKPYFKSDLMNISSLLMLAGLSSFEMAKRLNETPDKLYNIPTARKLTSNLFRLS; encoded by the coding sequence GTGGATGATATTTATTTGAAATGGGATAAACTATTCGATGAAGCTTTCAAGCTACCGGTCTTTGATATAAAAAATGATATAATAATATTTTCTGGAATTGGTGGAAGTGGGATAGTAGGGGAAATAGCTAATATTCTGGATCTTGGGATTCGTTTTGATAAGAAATTTAAAGGAAACGAGACTCTTATTGCTGTGAGTTACTCTGGTAATACTTCAGAGACTATATCTGATGTATATAATGCTATATCTTCAGGTTCCGAAGTGATAGTTATAACATCTGGTGGTTTACTTGAGAAAATAGCTAATGAAAAGAAACTAAATATTATTAAGGTACCATCTGGTTTCCAGACTAGATATGCATTTCCTTATCTATTTACGCCTTTGACTAGAATGATTTCTATGAGAAGAGGTATAAAGTTAATAATGGAAGAGTTAAAAGATGGAGTAATAAAAGCTAGGGACAAGGTTATAGAGGAATCTAAAAGGCTTGCCGAGTTAATATTACCCTCTAGGATACCTGTATTTTACTCCTCTAGATATCTATCAATAGCTAAGAGGTTCAAGCAAGAAATAAATGAGAACGCAAAATATCCGGCATTTTTTGGTGAAATTCCAGAGGTTAATCATAATGAAATTGAAAGTTATGTTCACGGTAAGTCTTTATCTCCAATAGTTATAGAGAGTAATGAAATTGACAAGATTACCGAAGAAGTCCTAAATGCAATAGTTATAAAACCCTACTTTAAAAGTGATTTGATGAATATTTCAAGCTTGCTAATGCTAGCAGGATTGAGTTCATTTGAGATGGCTAAGAGATTAAATGAAACTCCAGATAAACTATATAACATACCCACAGCTAGAAAACTAACCTCAAATTTATTTAGATTAAGTTAA
- a CDS encoding acyl-CoA thioesterase: MQSLRILDTIVETYSIVHYEQTNFMNRMHGGDMLFLLVETGMLSAIKISRGTTLLASIDDVVFKKAVRLGDIIKVKAEVVYVGNTSAEVEIRAFDKGEEVVSAYATYVKVDDLLRPIPINVKVEGISEEEIKKVEEAKKRREIRISRIKDRQKMRFYVEDPTEGLRFRITTSIYVSPNLTYDGKIMSGGKLLKLMDDIGGVILLNYIGYDNKPDSGGVVTVAVKGLSFYSPIRINDIIHIRAGIVYVGNTSADVMINVIREDLNGFKEHVATAYFTYVRVNYQGKPIKMPEYNPETEKEKSLYQEALVRRGLAK; this comes from the coding sequence ATGCAATCTTTAAGAATACTTGACACGATAGTAGAGACGTATAGTATAGTTCACTATGAACAAACCAACTTTATGAATAGAATGCATGGAGGCGATATGCTTTTCCTACTAGTCGAGACTGGAATGTTATCAGCAATAAAGATATCTAGAGGGACTACGCTATTAGCCTCCATAGACGACGTAGTTTTTAAAAAGGCAGTCCGATTGGGAGATATAATTAAGGTTAAGGCGGAAGTAGTCTATGTAGGTAACACATCGGCAGAAGTAGAAATTAGAGCTTTCGATAAGGGTGAGGAAGTAGTTTCGGCATATGCCACGTACGTTAAGGTAGATGATTTATTGAGACCTATTCCTATAAACGTAAAAGTAGAAGGAATTAGTGAAGAGGAAATTAAAAAAGTGGAGGAGGCTAAGAAAAGAAGAGAAATAAGAATATCTAGAATCAAGGACAGACAAAAGATGAGGTTTTACGTTGAAGATCCTACAGAGGGATTAAGATTTAGGATTACTACATCAATTTATGTATCGCCTAATCTGACTTATGATGGAAAGATAATGTCTGGTGGAAAGTTATTGAAATTAATGGATGATATAGGAGGAGTAATACTATTAAATTACATAGGATATGATAATAAGCCAGACTCTGGGGGAGTAGTCACAGTAGCAGTAAAAGGCCTCTCGTTCTACTCCCCTATAAGAATTAACGATATAATACATATCAGAGCCGGAATTGTTTACGTAGGCAACACCTCTGCTGATGTCATGATCAACGTGATAAGAGAGGATTTAAATGGTTTTAAGGAGCACGTAGCTACTGCATACTTTACATACGTTAGAGTAAATTACCAAGGCAAACCAATAAAAATGCCAGAGTACAATCCAGAAACGGAAAAAGAGAAGTCTCTGTATCAAGAGGCCTTAGTGCGAAGAGGTTTAGCTAAGTAA
- a CDS encoding MFS transporter: protein MIRRFIGQFFIVDGFTMIGLLFPVEFYSETKSLFLLGVISGIYNLLNALGSYIWGYLIDRTRLRKEYAILLSLLGICVGVIYHQNKLIAYELSGFVSALDGPIYSAIILETIPQERLLIENTRFSQISLAGNITGSLLSAFYPNDYMIIGFFTISLLVNVIHIPKYDGGINFDAADRNKMLKLLYIPVISFFWFNLAAEIFYTLYVPLNYLMGNPSFIVFISYSLLYFIEELTYSKGLELVKGKEEYFMFLVIFLRSLIILTLIFIIITGFKIHYFVMLFFLTFGPLFPIYNISFFSVLIKGLRRNKATIIGIFNASEDVANIAGGFLAGSTNNIAVNYQIAFYSFALSMFLLYIYLAKPLRTKAS from the coding sequence GTGATAAGAAGATTCATCGGACAGTTCTTCATAGTCGATGGGTTCACGATGATAGGGTTATTATTTCCAGTGGAATTTTATAGTGAAACAAAATCATTATTTCTTTTAGGGGTAATTTCTGGGATCTATAATTTGCTAAACGCTTTAGGTTCCTATATTTGGGGATACTTAATAGATAGGACGAGGCTTAGAAAGGAATACGCCATCTTACTCTCACTTTTGGGTATATGTGTTGGTGTAATTTACCACCAAAATAAGTTAATAGCTTATGAATTAAGTGGATTTGTCTCCGCCTTAGACGGTCCTATATACTCTGCTATAATACTTGAAACTATACCTCAAGAAAGGCTTCTGATAGAGAATACAAGGTTTTCTCAAATTTCATTAGCTGGAAACATTACTGGTTCTCTCTTGTCTGCTTTTTATCCCAACGACTACATGATAATTGGATTTTTTACTATATCGTTATTAGTCAATGTGATCCATATACCTAAGTATGATGGTGGAATAAACTTTGATGCAGCTGATAGAAATAAGATGTTAAAACTGTTGTACATTCCCGTGATATCTTTCTTTTGGTTTAATTTAGCTGCTGAAATATTCTACACGTTATACGTTCCGTTAAATTATCTAATGGGAAATCCCTCGTTTATTGTATTTATCAGTTATTCTTTATTATATTTTATCGAAGAATTAACTTATAGTAAGGGTCTTGAGTTAGTCAAAGGCAAGGAGGAGTATTTTATGTTTTTAGTAATATTCTTGAGATCATTAATAATATTGACCTTAATATTTATAATAATAACGGGGTTTAAGATACATTACTTCGTCATGTTGTTCTTTTTAACTTTTGGACCGCTATTTCCCATTTATAATATTTCGTTCTTTTCAGTATTGATAAAAGGCCTAAGAAGAAATAAGGCTACTATTATAGGTATTTTTAATGCCAGTGAAGACGTTGCGAACATTGCAGGAGGTTTCTTAGCCGGTTCTACTAATAATATAGCTGTAAATTATCAGATAGCTTTTTACTCCTTTGCATTGTCAATGTTCTTACTATATATTTACTTAGCTAAACCTCTTCGCACTAAGGCCTCTTGA
- a CDS encoding MFS transporter has translation MDSRVKLLFLALVIMLFNSIYQYSWNSISLLVSRTLNSSVTAIEVAFTLYAILSSFSQIGGGYIIDTIGPRLVGVISAIFFSLGFLIPVIFPNIILFYISWSLGSIAEGILYGIAVNVALKWYENKRGFATGIVSLGFGIGGAIFNPFISIYRYYYDPFIIIGILSLFCLLLISFNVTYPPRDKLKGNSPKKIIRGKDWWLIYFSYSFAIIPLLSFSSSLSFLGSELPRWLLLLSITIFPVTSGLGRPLFGMLSDKMNRFHSVIILNSLTLLASLLSLLSLPLSAILVGLFGGSTLTLYLSLLGDIYGNKFSGTNTGILYTGKAFAGTLGSILLGYFITISKSIALLFIIVSPLISIILLLAASKVLSY, from the coding sequence GTGGATTCAAGAGTAAAACTGCTTTTTCTTGCTCTAGTCATAATGTTATTTAACTCTATTTATCAGTATTCGTGGAATTCCATATCTCTTCTAGTGTCAAGGACCCTTAACTCTTCTGTCACAGCTATTGAAGTCGCATTTACGTTATATGCTATATTATCTTCGTTTTCTCAAATAGGAGGAGGGTATATAATTGATACTATTGGTCCGAGATTAGTTGGAGTAATATCCGCAATTTTCTTTTCCCTAGGATTTCTTATTCCAGTTATTTTTCCAAATATTATCCTCTTTTACATTTCCTGGTCTTTAGGCAGCATAGCTGAGGGAATACTATATGGTATAGCAGTGAATGTAGCGTTAAAATGGTACGAGAATAAGAGGGGGTTCGCCACTGGTATAGTATCATTAGGATTTGGTATTGGAGGGGCTATTTTTAATCCTTTTATTTCAATTTATAGATATTATTATGATCCATTCATCATAATAGGTATATTATCTTTATTTTGTCTATTACTTATTTCATTTAACGTGACATACCCTCCAAGGGATAAGCTTAAGGGAAATTCTCCTAAGAAAATTATAAGAGGCAAGGATTGGTGGTTAATTTATTTTTCATATTCTTTTGCGATAATTCCACTTCTTTCTTTTTCCTCCTCTTTATCTTTTTTGGGATCAGAATTACCTAGATGGTTACTTCTACTTTCTATAACCATATTTCCTGTGACGAGTGGGCTGGGCAGACCATTATTTGGAATGTTATCAGATAAGATGAATAGATTTCATAGCGTTATAATATTAAATTCACTAACGCTTCTAGCTTCTTTACTTTCTCTTCTCTCTCTCCCCTTATCAGCAATATTAGTCGGTTTGTTTGGGGGTTCTACCCTTACGTTATATCTATCATTATTAGGTGATATTTATGGTAACAAATTTTCTGGTACTAATACTGGTATTTTATATACGGGAAAAGCTTTCGCTGGAACTTTAGGTAGCATTTTATTAGGGTATTTTATCACGATAAGCAAATCAATAGCTTTACTGTTTATAATAGTTTCTCCACTTATTTCTATAATATTACTTTTAGCCGCAAGTAAAGTTCTATCCTATTAA
- a CDS encoding exodeoxyribonuclease III: MKIVSWNINGLRSALKKNLLDFIKNNNFDIILFQEIRGDLVPLDFITLGFQIFTFPAKRKGYSGVMTLCKEKPINVIKGLGKTEFDEEGRVITIELNDFYVINSYFPRAGDGLERLSYKLKFDEIIENFSEKLRKNKPVILCGDFNVAHQDIDAAYHDPSIPGLTPQEKQWLTHFLSLGYIDTFRYFYPNKRKYTWWSYMMHAREKNLGLRLDYCLVSNELKDRIKSADILDNIQGSDHAPITLELIG; encoded by the coding sequence GTGAAGATCGTAAGCTGGAATATTAACGGATTAAGGTCAGCTTTAAAGAAAAATCTACTGGATTTTATAAAAAATAATAATTTCGATATAATATTATTTCAAGAGATTAGAGGAGATTTAGTACCCTTAGATTTTATTACACTAGGCTTTCAAATTTTCACATTTCCTGCTAAAAGAAAAGGGTATAGTGGAGTAATGACACTATGTAAAGAGAAACCAATCAACGTCATAAAAGGGCTAGGTAAAACTGAATTTGACGAGGAGGGGAGAGTTATTACAATAGAACTTAACGATTTTTACGTTATAAATTCTTACTTTCCAAGAGCAGGAGATGGGCTAGAGAGATTAAGCTATAAATTAAAATTTGATGAGATTATAGAAAATTTTTCAGAAAAATTAAGAAAAAATAAACCAGTAATACTGTGTGGAGATTTCAATGTAGCACATCAAGATATAGACGCAGCCTATCATGATCCTTCAATTCCGGGTTTAACACCACAAGAAAAACAATGGCTTACACACTTTCTGTCGTTAGGATATATTGATACGTTTAGGTATTTTTATCCTAATAAAAGGAAATATACTTGGTGGAGTTACATGATGCACGCTAGAGAAAAGAACCTTGGATTGAGATTAGACTACTGTTTGGTTTCAAATGAGCTAAAAGACAGGATTAAAAGTGCTGACATTTTAGATAACATACAAGGGTCTGATCATGCGCCAATAACCTTGGAATTAATAGGATAG
- a CDS encoding FAD-dependent oxidoreductase, producing MERLIVVGGGAAGMTAASWARRLKPNLDIIVFEATKMVSHAPCGIPYYVEGLFDDENLFLTYTPSYFTEKRGIKVIINTKVTDIDVNSRIITVMENSQSKNRYEYDYLVLSMGAKPKKIHSNGDYIFYVHHPAEATIIREKLWRVNKIAIIGGGILGIEMAEALSARGKKVILIHRGRYLLNRMLDEDMGKTITEKVSSKVETKLGESLVDVKENGKLVITDKGRYEVDSTIVAIGVEPNVDLVKDKLKLGETGALWTDDHMRTNVHNVYAAGDNVESINIITKKPSWVPFAPVANKMGFVAGSNIGGKDIRFPGVIDTQITKFDEYIIGKTGITENEAKRLGIKTVSAIVHHKTRARYYPGSKDIIVKLVAEENSMRIIGGQIIGGEEVLGRLNMLASVIQKGFTAEELFFVETGYVPPVNRVWDVITLAARKLYAGD from the coding sequence ATGGAAAGACTTATTGTAGTCGGCGGTGGAGCTGCAGGGATGACAGCAGCCTCTTGGGCTAGGAGACTTAAACCTAACCTTGACATCATAGTTTTTGAAGCTACGAAGATGGTAAGTCACGCACCGTGTGGAATTCCGTATTATGTAGAGGGTTTATTTGACGACGAAAATCTATTTTTGACTTATACTCCTAGCTACTTCACAGAGAAGAGAGGAATAAAGGTAATAATCAATACAAAAGTGACAGACATAGACGTAAACTCTAGGATTATAACTGTAATGGAGAATAGTCAGAGTAAGAATAGATATGAGTATGACTATCTTGTTTTATCAATGGGTGCTAAACCTAAAAAGATTCATTCAAATGGTGACTATATATTTTATGTTCATCATCCCGCAGAAGCCACGATTATAAGAGAGAAGCTTTGGAGAGTAAATAAGATAGCAATAATCGGTGGGGGAATATTGGGTATAGAAATGGCTGAAGCTTTAAGTGCAAGGGGTAAGAAGGTAATTCTAATTCACAGAGGGAGATACTTATTGAATAGAATGCTTGACGAAGATATGGGTAAGACAATAACCGAAAAGGTGTCTTCCAAAGTTGAAACTAAGTTAGGAGAAAGCTTAGTTGATGTTAAAGAAAATGGAAAGCTAGTGATAACTGATAAGGGAAGGTATGAGGTAGATTCTACTATTGTTGCTATAGGAGTTGAACCAAATGTAGATCTTGTTAAAGATAAACTAAAGCTAGGAGAAACGGGAGCCTTGTGGACTGATGATCACATGAGGACAAACGTCCATAACGTTTATGCTGCAGGTGATAATGTGGAATCAATAAATATTATAACTAAAAAACCTAGCTGGGTACCTTTCGCTCCAGTAGCTAACAAAATGGGATTCGTGGCAGGAAGTAATATTGGAGGAAAGGACATTAGATTCCCTGGAGTAATAGACACACAAATAACTAAATTTGACGAGTACATTATAGGAAAGACTGGGATTACAGAGAATGAAGCTAAGAGGCTAGGAATTAAAACTGTCTCGGCTATAGTTCACCATAAGACAAGGGCTAGATATTATCCAGGTTCAAAAGATATAATTGTAAAGCTTGTAGCTGAGGAGAACTCTATGAGGATTATCGGAGGACAGATAATAGGGGGAGAGGAAGTATTAGGCAGATTAAATATGTTAGCTTCTGTAATTCAAAAAGGTTTCACTGCTGAAGAACTGTTCTTCGTCGAAACTGGTTATGTACCCCCAGTTAATAGAGTTTGGGACGTTATCACATTAGCAGCTAGGAAATTGTATGCAGGTGATTAA